One Falco peregrinus isolate bFalPer1 chromosome 6, bFalPer1.pri, whole genome shotgun sequence DNA segment encodes these proteins:
- the BTG1 gene encoding protein BTG1 has translation MHPALYTRASMMREIAAAVAFISKFLRTKGLMNERQLQTFSQSLQELLAEHYKHHWFPEKPCKGSGYRCIRINHKMDPLIGQAAQRIGLSSQELFQLLPSELTLWVDPYEVSYRIGEDGSICVLYEAAPAGGSQNNTNVQMVDSRISCKEELLLGRTSPSKSYNMMTVSG, from the exons atGCATCCCGCCCTGTACACCCGGGCCAGCATGATGCGCGAGATCGCCGCGGCCGTGGCCTTCATCTCCAAGTTCTTGCGGACCAAGGGGCTGATGAACGAGCGGCAGCTGCAGACCTTCAGCCAgagcctgcaggagctgctggcag aACATTATAAACACCACTGGTTCCCAGAAAAGCCGTGCAAGGGATCAGGTTACCGATGTATCCGGATCAACCATAAAATGGATCCTCTCATTGGACAGGCAGCACAGCGTATTGGATTGAGCAGTCAGGAACTGTTCCAGCTTCTTCCGAGCGAACTCACTCTATGGGTTGACCCGTATGAAGTGTCTTACCGTATTGGAGAGGATGGCTCAATCTGTGTGCTGTATGAAGCTGCACCAGCAGGAGGTAGCCAAAATAACACCAACGTGCAAATGGTAGACAGCAGAATAAGCTGTAAGGAGGAACTTCTCTTGGGCAGAACTAGCCCTTCCAAAAGCTACAATATGATGACTGTATCAGGTTAA